Proteins encoded together in one Ogataea parapolymorpha DL-1 chromosome III, whole genome shotgun sequence window:
- a CDS encoding V-type proton ATPase subunit a, vacuolar isoform, translated as MSVEPEAIFRSAEMSLVQLYIPAEIGRTAIYSLGKLGLVEFRDLNKKVNAFQRSFVNEIRRLDNVERQYRYFQSEMDNRGLKLIEYDSTPETLTTSQLDEIVEDAQLLEDRISQLSNASEDLLKQQVDLKQYQQVLAATDRYFQHVETADLIDLGEPEFLENGGVRDANFITGVIPRAKVEVLERILWRVLRGNLFITSAEIGQRLYDIKTKNYVDKNSFIIFAHGELILSRVRKICESLDADLYFVDQETKRRAQQMREVNDKLADVTNVLESTELTLETELSAVASELDLWWKAVKLEKSVYSVMNLCHYDQARRCLIGEGWVPSDDFDKVKSVLEEITTKYSDSPEESFPIVVNTVETTRTPPTYHKVNKFTAAYQAMCDAYGVATYREVNPGLPTVATFPFMFAIMFGDLGHGFIMFLAALALVLNEKKIAKLKRDEIFDMAYSGRYILLMMGFFSMYTGFLYNDVFSLSTTFFKSGWKWPESWKEGETITGTQTGVYPFGLDPAWHGTENNLLFTNSYKMKLSILMGFIHMSYSYAFSLVNYVYFKSKIDIIGNFIPGLLFMQGIFGYLSLCIVYKWCVDWIKINKPAPSLLNMLINMFLAPGKIEDELYPGQSTVQVTLLLIALVSVPCLLLIKPLHFKFSHSHHYENLPSESSSNNLLTNLNLDDEEEHEEHTFGDVMIHQVIHTIEFCLNCVSHTASYLRLWALSLAHAQLSSVLWSMTIANSFAATGLFGSVFVFLMFGMWFVLTVAILVVMEGTSAMLHALRLHWVESMSKYFEGEGIAYEPFSFKVVLDI; from the exons ATGTCTGTCGAACCCGAAGCCATTTTCC GCTCGGCGGAGATGTCCCTGGTTCAGCTGTATATCCCAGCCGAGATCGGCAGGACAGCTATATATTCCCTGGGCAAACTCGGCCTTGTTGAGTTCCGCGATCTCAATAAAAAGGTTAACGCGTTCCAACGCTCGTTTGTTAACGAAATCAGACGTCTAGACAACGTGGAAAGACAGTATCGTTACTTTCAATCGGAGATGGACAACAGGGGATTAAAGCTTATTGAGTACGACTCGACTCCCGAGACTCTCACCACTagccagctggacgagattGTGGAAGATGCAcagcttttggaagaccGAATCAGCCAGTTGAGCAACGCCTCTGAAGATCTCCTCAAACAACAGGTGGACTTGAAACAGTACCAGCAAGTGTTGGCAGCCACCGACAGGTATTTCCAGCATGTGGAGACCGCGGACCTGATCGATCTGGGCGAGCCtgagtttttggagaatgGAGGAGTTCGCGACGCCAATTTCATCACAGGAGTGATTCCTAGAGCCAAGGTGGAAGTCTTGGAGAGAATACTGTGGCGTGTTCTCCGCGGCAATCTTTTCATCACTTCGGCCGAAATAGGCCAAAGACTGTACGACATTAAGACGAAAAACTACGTCGACAAAAACAGTTTCATCATTTTTGCACACGGTGAGCTCATTCTGTCTCGTGTGCGCAAAATTTGCGAGTCTCTGGATGCAGACCTGTACTTTGTGGACCAGGAGACCAAAAGAAGGGCCCAGCAGATGCGTGAGGTCAACGACAAGCTTGCGGACGTGACGAACGTGCTGGAGTCGACCGAACTGACGCTCGAGACCGAACTGAGCGCTGTCGCTTCCGAGCTGGATCTTTGGTGGAAAGCCGTGAAGCTTGAGAAATCCGTGTACTCTGTCATGAACCTGTGCCACTACGATCAGGCCAGACGGTGTCTTATTGGAGAAGGATGGGTGCCTAGCGACGATTTCGACAAGGTGAAGAGCGTGCTGGAGGAAATCACCACCAAATATTCTGACAGTCCCGAGGAGTCGTTCCCTATTGTGGTCAACACCGTCGAGACAACAAGGACGCCGCCAACCTATCATAAAGTCAACAAATTCACCGCAGCGTACCAGGCGATGTGCGATGCGTACGGTGTGGCTACATATAGAGAGGTGAACCCTGGTCTGCCGACCGTGGCGACTTTCCCGTTCATGTTTGCTATCATGTTTGGTGACCTTGGACACGGGTTTATCATGTTTTTAGCTGCTCTGGCGCTCGTTCtcaacgagaaaaaaattgcCAAGTTGAAGAGAGACGAGATTTTCGACATGGCATATTCGGGAAGATACATTCTGCTCATGATGGGTTTTTTCTCGATGTACACCGGATTCCTATACAACGATGTGTTTTCTCTCTCGACAAcgtttttcaaatctggCTGGAAGTGGCCAGAGTCCTGGAAAGAAGGAGAGACCATTACTGGAACACAGACGGGAGTGTATCCATTCGGTCTTGACCCAGCATGGCATGGAACAGAGAACAATCTTCTCTTCACCAACTCGTACAAAATGAAACTCTCCATTCTAATGGGATTCATCCACATGTCCTACTCCTACGCATTCTCCCTCGTGAACTATGTCTACTTTAagtccaaaatcgacattATTGGCAACTTCATTCCTGGTCTTTTGTTTATGCAGGGAATCTTCGGCTACCTATCCCTGTGTATTGTCTACAAGTGGTGTGTCGACTGGATTAAAATCAACAAACCGGCTCCAAGCTTGCTTAACATGCTCATCAACATGTTCTTGGCTCCAGGAAAAATCGAGGATGAGCTGTACCCTGGCCAGTCGACTGTCCAGGTCACGCTTCTGCTGATTGCGCTAGTTTCCGTGCCATGTCTGTTGCTCATCAAGCCGTTACACTTCAAATTCTCACACTCGCACCACTACGAGAACCTGCCTTCGGAGTCGTCAAGTAATAATCTCCTGACCAACCTGAACCTcgatgacgaggaagaacaTGAGGAACACACGTTTGGAGACGTGATGATCCACCAGGTGATTCACACCATTGAGTTCTGTCTCAACTGCGTCTCCCACACGGCCTCGTACCTCCGTCTGTGGGCTCTTTCGCTTGCACACGCACAGCTGTCGTCTGTGCTATGGTCCATGACGATCGCCAACAGTTTTGCAGCCACTGGACTGTTCGGATCGGTGTTTGTGTTCCTCATGTTTGGCATGTGGTTTGTGCTCACGGTGGCCATTTTGGTGGTCATGGAAGGTACCTCTGCCATGCTGCACGCGCTCAGACTGCACTGGGTCGAGTCGATGTCCAAGTATTTCGAAGGCGAGGGAATTGCATACGAGCCATTCTCGTTCAAAGTCGTGCTGGATATCTGA
- a CDS encoding GABA-specific permease, translated as MSTLNPIHSRLSAIKSHQSQVRVIDATQAAGDEDLLKEIGYKQELNRKFKTYQIFGIAYSVMGILPGVASVSSIGLAGGPAAFVWGWFVTSIMILTIAVAMSENASAIPTSGGLYYWTYVYAPERFRVLFSYIIGMTNAMSLCAALVSVSYGLAEEILAIVVIQKDGNFDVTEGRTYAVFAAGVIVAAIGTCVSSRNVATLQTVSGVANTLVMFIFLVALPIGASQADFGRRDAKFIFGHVKSYSDWSTGWQFCLAWMAAIWSIGAFDSPVHMSEEAQNATYGVPLGIISAVGVCAFGGWACVLCLVACMKPDVAAVLDTETGFPFAQICYDALGKKWAIGIMSLTAVCQWLCAASILTALSRQIWAFARDDGLPFSSIVKVVNKRLRVPIRAVIFATVVALMIGCLCLAGPTAANALFSLGVSGNYVSWSTPTLLRLTSGRSVFRPGAFYLGKVLSPIVGWISCLWTAFVLVLCMFPSNKTVEKDTMNYNVVISCGVWILSFIYFFVYKYKHFHGPRSNLEDDDDEEPLKVDMVLEDKLA; from the exons ATGTCTACATTAAATCCCATCCACTCTCGACTTTCTGCTATTAAGTCGCACCAGTCACAAGTGAGAGTGATTGATGCGACCCAGGCTGCTGGCGATGAGGATCTCTTGAAGGAAATCGGATACAAGCAGGAACTGAACCGGAAATTCAAGACCTATCAGATCTTTGGTATTGCATATAGTGTCATGGGCATTTTGCCCGGTGTGGCATCCGTTTCGTCCATTGGGCTTGCTGGCGGTCCAGCCGCGTTTGTTTGGGGGTGGTTTGTCACGTCGATCATGATATTAACTATTGCTGTTGCCATGAGCGAAAACG CATCTGCTATACCAACCAGTGGAGGACTTTATTACTGGACATATGTTTACGCTCCAGAGAGATTCAGGGTTTTGTTTTCGTACATCATCGGCATGACGAACGCCATGTCGCTCTGTGCTGCGCTGGTGAGTGTCAGCTACGGTCTTGCCGAAGAAATCTTGGCTATTGTGGTTATCCAAAAGGACGGCAACTTCGACGTGACAGAGGGCAGAACGTACGCTGTTTTTGCTGCGGGCGTGATTGTGGCTGCAATTGGAACCTGTGTGAGTAGCCGCAACGTGGCCACCTTGCAGACTGTGTCGGGAGTCGCCAACACGCTGGTAATGTTTATATTTTTGGTGGCTCTGCCGATCGGAGCGTCTCAGGCGGACTTTGGCAGAAGAGACGCCAAGTTCATTTTCGGCCATGTCAAGAGCTATTCGGACTGGAGCACGGGCTGGCAGTTCTGTCTTGCGTGGATGGCGGCCATCTGGTCGATCGGCGCATTCGACTCTCCGGTGCACATGTCTGAGGAGGCCCAGAACGCAACCTACGGAGTTCCTCTCGGCATTATCAGTGCAGTTGGTGTTTGCGCATTTGGAGGCTGGGCGTGTGTGCTGTGTCTGGTGGCCTGCATGAAGCCCGAtgttgctgctgtgctCGACACCGAAACCGGTTTCCCTTTTGCCCAGATCTGCTACGACGCCCTGGGAAAAAAATGGGCCATTGGTATCATGTCGCTCACTGCGGTGTGCCAGTGGCTGTGTGCGGCATCGATTCTGACCGCACTTTCTAGACAAATCTGGGCGTTTGCCAGAGACGACGGGCTGCCATTTTCGAGCATAGTCAAGGTGGTCAACAAACGACTCAGGGTGCCTATCAGGGCCGTCATTTTTGCTACCGTGGTTGCGCTGATGATCGGCTGTCTGTGTCTTGCCGGTCCTACAGCCGCCAACGCCCTATTCTCGCTCGGAGTGTCCGGAAACTATGTCTCGTGGAGCACGCCGACCCTGCTCAGACTCACCTCTGGCCGCTCTGTGTTCCGGCCCGGAGCATTCTACCTTGGCAAGGTGCTGTCGCCGATCGTGGGCTGGATCTCATGTTTGTGGACCGCATTTGTGCTGGTGCTGTGCATGTTCCCGTCAAACAAAACGGTGGAAAAGGATACCATGAACTACAACGTGGTGATCAGCTGCGGGGTGTGGATTCTGTCGTTCATCTACTTCTTCGTCTACAAGTACAAACACTTCCACGGACCGCGGTCGAACCTGgaagatgacgacgacgaagagccGCTAAAGGTGGACATGGTGTTGGAGGATAAATTGGCGTAA
- a CDS encoding GABA-specific permease: MSPVRTIDAKHAHGDEDLLHEIGYKQELKRTFSTLQVFGIAYSIMGLLPSIASVTGTGLASGPSGFLWSWLIASVFIFLLGVSMSELASAIPTSGGLYFWTYHYAPKSIKVPLSYLIGLSNSLALCSGLVSIGYGNAEEILAAVYLTKNGDFEITTGKTYGVFAACIFAQALCTCFSSKHIAWLQTTSMVCNTGIIVLFLIALPIGTAVNSSFNDGKFIFGTVQNYSDWPTGWQFCLSFMTAVWTIGSFDSCVHMSEEARNATYGVPIGIMASIGVCGVVGWFIIICLTACMSPDVDAVLSTETGFPMAQIIYDSLGRRWAIAFMSLMAVCQWLMGSSILTALSRQVWAFARDDGLPFASVVKVVHKTLKVPIRAVVFSSLVGWLIGCLCLAGSTAANALFSLGVAGNYLAWCMPVFLKLTSGKYLFKPGAFYLGDFYSSLVGWTTCAWGAFIIVLCMFPSAKEVEKDTMNYTVVITCGTWVLSLVYYYVYKYKVYHGPRSNLTPEDVIEAAVVPDKQEL; this comes from the coding sequence ATGTCGCCGGTCCGCACTATCGACGCCAAGCACGCCCacggcgacgaggacttGCTCCACGAGATTGGCTACAAGcaggagctcaagagaaCGTTTTCCACTTTGCAAGTGTTTGGTATCGCATACAGCATCATGGGACTGCTGCCGTCGATCGCGTCGGTCACGGGGACTGGGCTTGCCTCCGGGCCGAGCGGCTTTCTATGGTCTTGGCTAATAGCGTCGGTGTTCAtatttcttcttggcgTTTCCATGAGCGAGCTCGCGTCGGCCATCCCGACCAGCGGCGGGCTCTACTTCTGGACGTACCACTACGCGCCAAAAAGCATCAAGGTCCCGCTCTCGTACCTGATTGGCCTGTCGAACTCGCTGGCCCTCTGCTCCGGGCTCGTGAGCATCGGGTACGGAAATGCAGAAGAAATCTTGGCAGCAGTGTACCTTACAAAAAATGGAGATTTCGAGATCACCACGGGAAAAACATACGGCGTTTTTGCTGCATGCATATTTGCACAGGCCCTGTGCACCTGTTTTAGCTCGAAGCACATCGCGTGGCTGCAGACCACGTCGATGGTGTGCAACACGGGCATCATTGTGCTGTTTCTGATTGCGCTGCCCATTGGAACCGCGGTCAACTCCTCCTTCAACGATGGCAAGTTCATCTTCGGCACCGTGCAGAACTACTCCGACTGGCCCACCGGGTGGCAGTTCTGTCTCTCTTTCATGACAGCCGTCTGGACCATCGGCTCGTTCGATTCCTGTGTCCACATGTCCGAGGAGGCGCGGAATGCCACGTACGGAGTGCCAATCGGGATCATGGCCTCCATCGGCGTGTGCGGCGTCGTTGGCTGGTTTATTATCATCTGTCTGACAGCCTGTATGAGCCCAGATGTCGACGCCGTGCTCTCCACAGAAACGGGCTTCCCGATGGCCCAGATCATCTACGACTCGCTCGGACGCAGATGGGCCATTGCGTTCATGTCCCTCATGGCCGTCTGCCAGTGGCTCATGGGCTCCTCCATCTTGACGGCCCTGTCGCGGCAAGTCTGGGCCTTTGCCCGAGACGACGGCCTGCCGTTCGCGAGCGTCGTGAAGGTGGTGCACAAGACGCTGAAAGTGCCGATCAGGGCGGTGGTGTTCTCGTCCCTTGTCGGCTGGCTCATTGGCTGTCTTTGTCTGGCTGGCTCCACCGCCGCCAATGCTCTGTTTTCGCTAGGAGTGGCTGGAAATTATTTGGCATGGTGCATGCCCGTTTTTTTAAAGCTAACCAGCGGAAAATACCTGTTCAAGCCTGGAGCGTTCTACCTGGGAGACTTCTACTCAAGCCTTGTGGGCTGGACAACCTGCGCATGGGGAGCGTTTATTATCGTTCTGTGCATGTTCCCGTCGGCCAAAGAGGTCGAAAAGGATACCATGAACTACACGGTGGTGATCACGTGCGGAACATGGGTGCTGTCTTTGGTGTACTACTACGTGTACAAGTACAAGGTGTACCACGGTCCACGCTCAAACTTGACTCCAGAAGATGTCATTGAGGCTGCCGTGGTGCCGGACAAACAGGAGCTATAA